The Mucilaginibacter gracilis genomic interval TTATAACTGGCGGGCCTGGTAATGAGGGAATTTATGATGAAAACAAAAACTACCTTGATGAACTGAAGAAACACTTTGTAGTTATCGCCTGGGACCAACGAAATTGCGGTCAAACCTTAAAACTTAACCCATCACCCGAAAAACTGACGGTAAAGCTTTATGAGAATGACACCCATGAGCTGGTATCCGCGCTATTAAAACAATTCCACCAAAAAAAGATGTTTATAATGGGCTGGTCTTGGGGAACCGTTCTCGGTTTTTACATGGCAGGTCAGCATCCCGAACAAGTATACGCTTACATGACGGTTAGTCCAGCGGTGAACCAATGGGAGAGCGAACGGCTTAATTTGAATGAAATGAAACAAAAAGCCGAAAAACAAAAAAACAAACAGGCTATCGATGAGCTTTCAAAAGTTCAAATTCCGTTTAAGAATGGAGAACAAAATTATTATGACCGGAAGTGGCTCACTATTTTTAACGGAGATTCGATCAATGACACCACAGAATTTAAAAAATACTTTACTGAAAATCCGGAAATGACGGCACTTTTTGACGAAGCTAATAATATCAATTTGACTGTTTCGATGCCAAAAATTAAATGTCCCGTTTATTTTTTTGTAGGGCGAAAAGATCACCAAACTAATTATATGATATCCGAAAAATATTACGAACAGTTGAAAGCACCAAAAAAAGGACTGTTCTGGTTTGAAAAATCAGGCCATTTGATCCCGGTTACAGAGCCTAAGCTTTTACAGGAAGTGGTGATTACAAAAATATTACCGCAAATACGTCTTGAAAATTAAATTTAATTACAAATAGAATTCTTGTAAAATTGCGAGAGATGGCAGTTAAAATTGAAAATACCAAATATCAAGATATTCCAGCTGTGTTCGCTCTTTATGATGACGCCATTAAATACCAAAAAGAAGTCGGAAATAATGTTTGGCTCGGTTTCGAAGAAGAACTTGTAAAAAAAGAAATAGATGAAAACCGCCATTATATTATTCTTCTGGAGGAAAGGATTGCAGGGGCATTTGTTGTTACTTTCCGTGATGAGCTGATCTGGAAATTTTCGCAGGATGAACCCGCAATTTACCTTCATCGTATTGCAACCGCCCAATACGCCCGGGGCAACGACCTGCTGAAACATATTATTAATTGGGCTAAGAATTATGTCGCAAACAATCAGCTATCATTTATTCGAATGGACACAGGCAGCGGCAATGAACGCTTAATAAATTATTACATTCGCTGCGGGTTTTCCGTGAAAAATACTAGTACTACAGTAAATTACACCCCTGATCTTCCAGCTCATTATAAGGACGGGGTATTTACCCTATTGCAGATGCCAGTAGAAGGCGCCCCCTCAATTAATTAGCACCAGTTGCTTCGCTTAAATGTGGGAATATGGGAAACTCTGAAGCAATACGTTCTGAAGATGGTTTTTAATCTTCGGAAAAGGAAAGCGTTTTTTTACAACAAAATATATTGGGATAGGAATATCGATTTCACTGCATTGGATTTTGACGTATTCATTTCTCCAATGGCTGTTAGCATTATAAAAGTTGGACATAAATAGTATGGCATTTTCGGTTTTGCAGAGGTGATCCGTCAGTTCATCATTTTTGCCGGTCTGTCTGAATTGTTTTTGCTTAAGAGGATGTTCTTTGAGAAATTGCTCTGTATAAAACCTCGTAGAAGAGCCTTTTTCGCGGAGGCAAATCGGATAAGTTATATCCTAAAAAGAAACCACATTCAATGCGAGAGGATGCCTGTGATAAGCATATAGCGAAATCTTGTCCTGGTAAATCAATTGCCTGTCTATAGATTCCGGGACTGTCGCTGAAACGATCCCGCAGTCCAGTTGGCCTTCTTCAATTGATTTTATTATCTCAGCAGAGTTGTTGGTGATCACATCATATTCCAGGCCAGGAAAACTTGCTGTTAGGGAAGCCAGCAACCTGTTCATGACAATCTTTGAATGCGATGCCCCTGAGCCAATTTGTAAAATAGTTTTGTTGTTAAGTCCGTTTATTGATGATAACAAGTTGACAAATTCATCATTGGCCTGCAGCAAACTTGCTGCGGCACCAATCAATTGTTCCCCTGCGGAGTAACCTTGATACTGTTTCCGGTAGAGTTGACCAGACACATGTTCCATTCCGTTTCCAAACCTTTGATGATCTTGCTAACCGCTGAAGGTGTTATGTACAGATTCTTTGATGCTGTCAAATAGCTGTTTGTTTTACAAACCTCTGATAGTACTTTGATCTTAAATAAATTTATAATTTTAGCATTCATATTGTCTGGTCCTTCAGGGCATTTAATCGTCACAAAACATTGCCCCAAATTTAAAGCAGAAGGTAGGATATCACTTTTTAAACATCTTTGACTATAGGTTTGAACTTCTTTAGGTTATTCCATTTTTTTGCAGTGCTATCCAGCAGGGGGCCAAGTTGTTCCAGACAAACCAGCATTGCACTTTCCGGCATGTCACCATAAAGATCACTGTATACCGTATCCAGGGCCTTATGGCCATCTATCACTACTTTCTTGCCTTTTACAGTTATCGCCACCAGGCGAGATCTTTTGTCCAGTTCATCCGTCTTTTCATCCAGTAAACCCTTTTTTACCATCCGGTCTATCATTAAAATGCCCGAAGATATTTCTATAAAATGCATATAGATCAAATCCTTTTTTCGAATGGGTTCTGTTTTTTGCACTGTTAACAGGAACAGGAATTCATCGAAACTTGTCAACCCCATCGGTTTCATTTCGGTCATGGTAAAGAACATCCATAGACGCGAAAGACGGTTAATCACCTTGGTAAGTGCGTAACGGCAAGCATAATCTGGGGCACTGTCCTCTGTGTCCGGTATTATCGGAGCCTGCTGTTTTTTTAAATAGTCCCTGCAGAAATAAGTTAAGAGCAGTTTGGACCTGAAGTTTGCAGATGAGAATTACTTATCTGTTTATCATATCAAACTGCTTGCAGGTTCCAACATAAGATAGTCTGATATGGGTATTCCGGGAGCCCTTGCTTAGTTCATTCCGTTGGTTTTAGACCAACAGGTTGTGTTTGTGATGACAGAAATCTTGTTTGATGGTCAAGAGATTAATGTGCCCAAAGTGTGCCGGAACTAATTGACCGTAATTTCAGAATCAGGTGATCAATGGGTCCGGATTATCTAATCTAATTGAGTTAACAGAGAATATCTAATGACAGCCGGTTGACCTGTCAAAAAAAACACTATATCTCACTTCCGCCTTTTGCATACAAAGAACCGCCTTTAGATTATAAATCATAACGGATATCTCCTGAACTTTGGTTTTATAAATTAATTAGGAGAAATGAAAGTAACATTGATTACAGGCGCATCAGGGGGCATTGGTAAAGCTTTTGCAGAACGATTGGCTTCAGAAAACCATAACCTGGTACTGATAGCACGTTCAGAAGAAAAACTAAAAGCGTTATGCGGGCAATTAAGTACAAAGCATAAAATTTCAGTAACTTACATCGCTGCCGATCTGACGCAATCAGGCAGCGATCAGCTGATCGCAGATGAAATTCTTAAAAGAAATTTTCAAGTGGATTGGCTGATCAACAATGCAGGTAGCGGATCAGGTGGCGACCTGTTGGAGTACAGCCTGGAAGAATACCAAAATATGATGAACCTGAACATGAATGCCATGGTTGCATTGACTTACCGTTTTTTACCAAAGATGCGGGCAGAAAAAAATGGAACGATCATCAACGTGGGTTCTATGGCAAGCTTTAACCCCATTCCTTATATGAACGTTTACGCGGCAAGCAAAGGCTTTGTAAAATATTTTACGCAGGCGTTGTGGGAAG includes:
- a CDS encoding GNAT family N-acetyltransferase — protein: MAVKIENTKYQDIPAVFALYDDAIKYQKEVGNNVWLGFEEELVKKEIDENRHYIILLEERIAGAFVVTFRDELIWKFSQDEPAIYLHRIATAQYARGNDLLKHIINWAKNYVANNQLSFIRMDTGSGNERLINYYIRCGFSVKNTSTTVNYTPDLPAHYKDGVFTLLQMPVEGAPSIN
- a CDS encoding helix-turn-helix domain-containing protein, whose amino-acid sequence is MNAKIINLFKIKVLSEVCKTNSYLTASKNLYITPSAVSKIIKGLETEWNMCLVNSTGNSIKVTPQGNN
- a CDS encoding LysR family transcriptional regulator substrate-binding protein, whose protein sequence is MEHVSGQLYRKQYQGYSAGEQLIGAAASLLQANDEFVNLLSSINGLNNKTILQIGSGASHSKIVMNRLLASLTASFPGLEYDVITNNSAEIIKSIEEGQLDCGIVSATVPESIDRQLIYQDKISLYAYHRHPLALNVVSF
- a CDS encoding SDR family NAD(P)-dependent oxidoreductase, with the protein product MKVTLITGASGGIGKAFAERLASENHNLVLIARSEEKLKALCGQLSTKHKISVTYIAADLTQSGSDQLIADEILKRNFQVDWLINNAGSGSGGDLLEYSLEEYQNMMNLNMNAMVALTYRFLPKMRAEKNGTIINVGSMASFNPIPYMNVYAASKGFVKYFTQALWEENRLFGVKVMLLCPGATETGFFDSANIGADRKSSFSSKKLETPEQVVASAMKGLNQGKIITISGFQNKISRFVISLIPTQLGLKLVGNMMRKNLKLNIQ
- a CDS encoding alpha/beta fold hydrolase, coding for MRKTYYKLILYSIAVFTSHNCFAQRRIDTLETVLAGGIKQVVTLQGENRSKPLFLFITGGPGNEGIYDENKNYLDELKKHFVVIAWDQRNCGQTLKLNPSPEKLTVKLYENDTHELVSALLKQFHQKKMFIMGWSWGTVLGFYMAGQHPEQVYAYMTVSPAVNQWESERLNLNEMKQKAEKQKNKQAIDELSKVQIPFKNGEQNYYDRKWLTIFNGDSINDTTEFKKYFTENPEMTALFDEANNINLTVSMPKIKCPVYFFVGRKDHQTNYMISEKYYEQLKAPKKGLFWFEKSGHLIPVTEPKLLQEVVITKILPQIRLEN
- a CDS encoding MarR family winged helix-turn-helix transcriptional regulator, which codes for MINRLSRLWMFFTMTEMKPMGLTSFDEFLFLLTVQKTEPIRKKDLIYMHFIEISSGILMIDRMVKKGLLDEKTDELDKRSRLVAITVKGKKVVIDGHKALDTVYSDLYGDMPESAMLVCLEQLGPLLDSTAKKWNNLKKFKPIVKDV